The Daphnia carinata strain CSIRO-1 chromosome 2, CSIRO_AGI_Dcar_HiC_V3, whole genome shotgun sequence genome has a segment encoding these proteins:
- the LOC130686488 gene encoding uncharacterized protein LOC130686488: MHQLSAKVSHFSIAVFVLFVSLSMDVESAPAATSSINRPEAQLSVQEVEKFLEGLTRYLHRQRLDQQRMHQPKSPMSEEATYDPDAIDRAILGEMAAPLDAERSPSSELANNSMSHARPPIATNNKWPWSLSNFERIEDQDVKQRQPYGKRNSELINSLLGLPRFMKVVG; this comes from the exons atgcatcaGCTGTCAGCTAAAGTATCGCATTTTTCGATTGCCGTGTTCGTCTTGTTCGTTTCGTTGAGTATGGACGTCGAATCGGCACCCGCAGCAACGTCTTCCATTAACCGACCGGAAGCACAG CTGTCCGTTCAGGAAGTGGAGAAATTTCTTGAGGGCCTGACCCGGTATTTGCATAGACAACGCTTGGATCAGCAACGAATGCATCAGCCAAAGTCGCCCATGTCGGAAGAGGCCACCTACGATCCGGATGCTATCGACCGTGCCATCCTCGGCGAGATGGCGGCTCCGTTAGATGCGGAAAGATCTCCTTCTAGCGAATTGGCCAATAACTCCATGTCTCATGCACGTCCGCCGATCGCCACCAACAACAAATGGCCGTGGTCGTTGAGTAACTTTGAACGGATTGAAGATCAGGATGTTAAGCAACGGCAACCTTACGGCAAACGCAATTCCGAATTGATCAACTCGCTGCTGGGCTTACCCCGTTTCATGAAAGTCGTCGGATAA